In Arcobacter ellisii, a genomic segment contains:
- a CDS encoding TnsA endonuclease N-terminal domain-containing protein — translation MYDDAITFGQRQIKKSYRSVTGHFPSVKNNRSIGFDSSLEKTLFLYLEFDDTVETYQEQPRIMIIKNAKPQKYDVDCFVRRYKKSNLKDALIEVKYLSEFEKFKDTYEKKFNAAKIRCDEIGVDFKFLTELDFNEIYISNIDFLYRFILHPSEDKYDDIILDVLKDKKISALELANLIMKSQSEYQRVSNNIWKLVAQNILKTDLENEKVTMKSFVEINNGSN, via the coding sequence ATGTATGATGATGCAATAACTTTTGGACAAAGACAAATTAAAAAAAGCTATCGTTCCGTAACAGGACATTTCCCAAGTGTTAAAAATAATAGATCTATTGGGTTTGACTCTTCACTTGAAAAGACACTTTTTCTTTATTTAGAATTTGATGATACTGTAGAAACTTACCAAGAACAACCTAGAATAATGATAATTAAAAATGCTAAACCACAAAAGTATGATGTAGATTGCTTCGTTAGAAGATATAAAAAATCAAATCTAAAAGATGCACTTATCGAAGTTAAATACCTAAGTGAATTTGAAAAATTTAAAGATACATATGAAAAGAAATTTAATGCTGCAAAAATAAGATGTGATGAAATAGGTGTAGATTTTAAATTTTTAACTGAACTTGATTTTAATGAAATTTATATATCAAATATTGATTTTCTATATAGATTTATTCTTCATCCATCTGAAGATAAGTATGATGATATTATATTAGATGTCTTAAAAGATAAAAAAATATCAGCACTTGAACTTGCAAATTTAATTATGAAATCTCAAAGTGAGTATCAAAGAGTTTCGAATAATATCTGGAAACTTGTGGCTCAAAATATTTTAAAAACTGATTTAGAAAATGAGAAAGTCACAATGAAATCTTTTGTGGAGATAAATAATGGGAGTAATTAA
- a CDS encoding DUF262 domain-containing protein has product MALSLNAEQKEITKILSGKEQYVIPPYQRAYSWEEEQCEALWEDLKNAYLTNKDEGYFLGNIVIAKSREEKNRLEVIDGQQRLISITLLIKVLLHFNPDSTYLKEAIYISGKKSNDIPETRLKTNVFEEKDSLFLKNVIETPLDKIYEFDDTKDNNFKKNILYFYSEITKFSKANNIEDFSDFLLDNVSLLPIESEDTNQDNAREKALKIFETINNRGKDLSNSDIFKANLYAMALNNLEQDEFINRWKRLDSDCDNIGYDVERIFKIYSYQIRGQRGIKSSEIGLRDFFKKTEYTPFKYKKYNEIMDDLFSIVKAVEFFNTTKRTEGLNELPKWFQLIDIYTNNYPKDLMIVYLAHKINTDNFVNDTIRFSKSLVRYCYFQGATTNIKQYIYDLTIKVIHNEWEEYYPSNLNDRSYKYLGRLYKGFGLLGSYLNPNQKSVYPYNLKRMRDIVNFWNEDYWNFDTIGNIIATDLTPKEILDSDKTSKFEDINELRHNFNDWNINNHIERQEILKNRFIEFFKESK; this is encoded by the coding sequence ATGGCACTTTCATTAAATGCAGAACAAAAAGAAATTACAAAAATATTAAGCGGTAAAGAACAATATGTTATTCCACCTTATCAAAGAGCATATTCATGGGAAGAAGAGCAATGTGAAGCTTTATGGGAAGATTTAAAAAATGCCTATTTAACGAATAAAGATGAAGGTTATTTTTTAGGGAATATAGTAATCGCAAAAAGTAGAGAAGAAAAAAATAGATTAGAAGTTATAGATGGTCAACAAAGATTAATTTCTATTACCTTACTTATAAAAGTATTACTTCATTTTAATCCTGATAGCACCTATTTAAAAGAAGCAATTTACATATCTGGTAAAAAATCAAATGATATTCCAGAAACAAGATTAAAAACAAATGTATTTGAGGAAAAAGATTCTTTATTTCTTAAAAATGTTATAGAAACTCCATTAGATAAAATCTATGAATTTGATGATACAAAGGACAATAATTTTAAAAAAAATATATTATATTTTTATTCAGAAATTACAAAATTTTCAAAAGCAAACAATATAGAAGATTTTTCAGATTTCTTATTAGATAATGTATCCCTATTACCAATAGAATCAGAAGACACTAATCAAGATAATGCTAGAGAAAAAGCATTGAAAATCTTTGAAACAATTAATAATAGAGGTAAAGATCTTTCAAATTCAGATATATTTAAAGCGAATTTATACGCTATGGCATTAAATAATTTAGAGCAAGATGAATTTATTAATAGATGGAAAAGACTTGATAGTGATTGTGATAATATTGGTTATGATGTAGAGAGAATTTTTAAAATCTATTCATATCAAATAAGAGGTCAACGAGGAATAAAAAGTTCAGAAATAGGATTAAGAGATTTTTTTAAAAAAACTGAATATACCCCATTTAAATATAAAAAATATAATGAAATTATGGATGACTTATTTAGTATAGTTAAAGCAGTCGAATTTTTCAATACAACTAAAAGAACTGAAGGATTAAATGAACTGCCAAAATGGTTCCAATTAATTGATATTTATACAAATAACTATCCAAAAGATTTAATGATTGTTTATCTTGCACATAAAATAAATACAGATAATTTTGTTAATGATACTATACGTTTTTCTAAAAGTCTTGTAAGGTATTGTTACTTTCAAGGAGCAACTACAAATATTAAACAATATATTTATGATTTAACTATAAAAGTTATTCATAATGAATGGGAAGAATATTATCCTAGTAATTTAAATGATAGAAGTTATAAATATTTGGGTAGGTTATATAAAGGATTTGGTCTATTGGGGTCATATTTAAATCCTAACCAGAAATCTGTTTATCCATATAATTTAAAAAGGATGAGAGATATTGTTAATTTTTGGAATGAAGATTATTGGAATTTTGACACTATAGGTAATATTATAGCAACAGATTTAACACCTAAAGAAATACTAGATAGTGATAAAACATCTAAATTTGAAGATATTAATGAGTTAAGACATAATTTTAATGATTGGAATATTAATAATCACATAGAACGTCAAGAAATATTAAAAAATAGATTTATTGAATTTTTTAAAGAATCAAAATGA